One genomic segment of Candidatus Bipolaricaulota bacterium includes these proteins:
- a CDS encoding aminoacyl--tRNA ligase-related protein — protein sequence MLQSKYFLKTTKEKPKDETSINAELLIRGGFIDKLMAGVYSFLPIGFRVLNNIKNIVRDEMNKLDAQELLMPALHPKEIWEETGRWEEGKEIMFQFEGRSGKKMGLGWTHEEIITDIIRKKISSYKDLPVALYQIQDKFRNEPRAKSGLLRGVEFSMKDLYGFHRDMDDFDEFYARVKESYLSIFKRCGLDSIITEASGGDFTEKYSHEFQVICPSGEDTIIHCTDCDFSQNKEIVEKELNDLCPKCGAKLKIDKAIEVGNIFTLETKYTEQMKAHYTDEKGVKKPIIMGCYGLGPSRVMGAVAEIHHDSSGLIWPWEIAPFKIHLVAIGAEDDVVMKQARELYDRLSKQHPDEILFDDREDKSAGEKLAESDLLGLPLRIIVSPKSLEKNSFEIKHRNKKESELIKIKKFDEELIKYYV from the coding sequence ATGCTTCAATCAAAGTATTTTTTAAAAACCACCAAGGAAAAACCAAAGGACGAAACGTCCATTAACGCGGAACTATTGATCCGCGGCGGCTTCATCGATAAATTAATGGCCGGTGTTTATTCCTTTTTGCCGATCGGATTTAGAGTTTTGAATAACATTAAAAACATAGTCAGAGATGAAATGAATAAGCTGGACGCGCAAGAACTGTTGATGCCCGCGCTTCACCCCAAGGAAATTTGGGAGGAAACGGGCCGTTGGGAAGAAGGCAAGGAAATTATGTTCCAGTTTGAAGGACGTTCGGGGAAGAAAATGGGCTTGGGCTGGACTCATGAAGAAATTATCACGGACATTATCAGAAAAAAGATAAGTTCGTACAAGGATTTACCCGTCGCGTTGTATCAAATTCAAGACAAATTCAGAAATGAACCCAGAGCGAAATCAGGATTGCTTCGCGGCGTGGAATTTTCCATGAAAGATTTGTACGGTTTTCATCGAGATATGGACGACTTTGATGAATTTTACGCGCGAGTGAAGGAATCTTATCTCAGTATTTTCAAAAGATGCGGTCTGGATTCGATCATCACCGAAGCGTCCGGCGGAGATTTTACGGAAAAATATTCTCATGAATTTCAAGTGATTTGTCCGAGCGGAGAAGATACCATCATCCACTGCACGGATTGCGATTTTTCTCAGAATAAGGAAATTGTGGAGAAAGAGTTGAACGATCTTTGCCCCAAATGCGGAGCAAAATTGAAAATTGACAAAGCGATTGAGGTTGGTAATATATTTACGCTGGAGACCAAGTATACGGAGCAAATGAAGGCTCATTATACGGATGAAAAAGGAGTGAAAAAGCCGATAATCATGGGTTGTTACGGCTTGGGTCCGAGCAGAGTGATGGGCGCGGTGGCCGAGATTCACCATGATTCAAGCGGTCTGATCTGGCCGTGGGAAATAGCGCCTTTTAAGATTCATTTGGTGGCCATAGGAGCGGAAGATGACGTTGTGATGAAGCAAGCTCGAGAGCTTTACGACCGCTTGTCGAAACAGCATCCGGATGAAATATTATTTGACGATCGCGAGGATAAATCCGCCGGAGAAAAATTGGCGGAAAGCGATTTGCTTGGTTTGCCGCTGAGGATTATCGTCAGTCCGAAGAGCCTGGAAAAAAACAGTTTTGAAATCAAACACAGAAATAAGAAGGAAAGTGAATTGATAAAGATTAAAAAGTTTGATGAAGAGTTGATCAAGTATTATGTTTAA